In Paenibacillus protaetiae, the genomic stretch TGACGGTAATGGGCCATCAGCGCGGCAAAGACACGAAAGACAACATCGCGCGCTTCTTCGGAAGCCCGCATCCGGAAGGTTTCCGTAAAGCGCTGCGCCTTATGCAGCAGGCGAACAAATTTAATCGCCCTATCATTACATTTATTGATACCAAGGGCGCTTATCCGGGCAACGCGGCGGAAGAACGCGGACAAGCAGAAGCCATCGCACGCAATTTGCGCGAGATGGCCGGGTTTGGCGTGCCGATCATTTGCGTGGTCATCGGCGAAGGCGGCAGCGGCGGCGCGCTTGCGCTTGGCGTAGGCAACCGGGTGCTGATGCTGGAAAATGCGATTTATTCGGCTATTTCGCCTAACGGCGCGGCTTCGATATTGTGGAAGGACGCATCCAAAGCCGATCAGGCAGCCGAAGCGATGAAAATTACGGCGGACGATCTGCTTGGATTTGGCATCATTGAGGAGATCGTAAAAGAACCTCAGGGCGGAGCGCACAAGGATCTCGCTTATCAGGCGGAGCAAATTAAAGAAGCCGTCTGGCGCCATTTGCTTGAGCTGCAGCAGCTGACCCCGCAGGAGCTGATTCAGGACCGTTACGATAAGTTCCGCAAAGTCGGCAAATTCCGCGTCGCGGAAGACGCCGCTTCGGCCGGCAGCGCAGCGCATGCGGCATCTGGTGCAGGAAAGCAGGACAGCCAGCCAGACGCGCTGGAATCAGGGCAAGTAACCGTTCAAGCTGAACAATCAGCAAGGCTCTAGAGCGCTTTGCTTTAGAGTCTTCTTTTTAATAAATTGTACTGTACAAGCGGTTATGAATCGTGTAATTTTAATTCAGTTAGAAGAGAAGAGCAATAAAACGGAGGAAACTACCATGCGCAAAACAAAGATTGTATGTACGATTGGACCATCCAGCGAGTCTTTGGAAAATACAAAGAAACTGATCAATGCTGGCATGAACGTCGCGCGTCTTAACTTCTCCCACGGAGATTTTGAAGAACACGGCAATCGGATCAAAAATATTCGTAAGGCTAGTGCTGAACTTGGCAAAACTGTAGCGATTTTGCTGGATACGAAAGGTCCGGAAATTCGCCTCGGCAAATTGAAAGAAGAGCCGATCGAGCTCGTTCAAGGCGAAACGATCACGCTCACAACGGAAGAAATTTTGGGTGATGTAAACCGGATTCCTGTTACATATTCCAACCTTCCGCAAGACGTGCAAGCCGGTTCGACGATTCTGATCGACGACGGCCTGATCGGTCTGACCGTTGAAGAAGTCAATGGAACGGAAATCAAATGCCGTATCGTGAACAGCGGCCCAATTAAAAGCAAAAAAGGCGTTAACGTGCCGGGCGTACACATTTCGCTTCCAGGCATTACAGAAAAAGACGCTAACGACATCATTTTCGGTATCGAATCCGGTATCGACTTCATCGCCGCTTCTTTCGTCCGCAAAGCAAGCGACGTGCTTGAAATCCGCGAACTGCTGGAGCGCCACAACGCAAGCCACATCCAAATCATTTCCAAAATCGAAAACCAGCAAGGTGTAGACAACCTGGATGAAATTTTGGAAGTTTCCGACGGCCTGATGGTTGCCCGCGGCGACCTTGGCGTTGAAATCCCTGTAGAAGAAGTGCCTCTTGTACAAAAAGAGATGATTAAAAAATGTAACCGCGTCGGCAAACCGGTTATTACGGCAACGCAAATGCTGGACTCGATGCAGCGCAACCCGCGCCCGACCCGCGCGGAAGCAAGCGACGTCGCTAACGCCATTTTTGACGGTACGGATGCCATCATGCTTTCCGGCGAAACAGCTGCCGGGAAATATCCTGTGGAATCGGTTGAAATGATGGCTCGAATCGCAGAGCGCGCAGAATCGGCTTTGCCTTACCGCGAGCTGTTCCTGAAACAAGCTGACGCTCAACAAATTTCCGTTACGGAAGCTGTTAGCCAAGCGGTAGCCAACTCGGCCTACGAATTGAAAGCAAAAGCGATCATTACGTCGACGCAAAGCGGCTTTACGGCGCGTATGGTATCCAAATACCGTCCTAAATCCCATGTAATTGCGGTAACGGCTGATGAGAAAGTCGTTCGCCGACTGGCGCTTGTATGGGGCGTAACGCCTGTGCTCGGACAAGAGCAGCAAACGACCGACGCGATGTTCGACAACGCGGTTAAAGGCGCGCTTTCGACGGGCCAGCTGAGCCTGGGCGATACGGTTGTCATTACGGCAGGCGTTCCGATCGGACAAGCAGGTTCTACCAACCTGATCAAAATTCACCATATCGGCGAATTGCTTGGCCAAGGCCAAGGCATCGGCAGCCAAACGGCTACCGGCAAAATCGTCATCGCACGTTCCGCTGAAGAAGCCATTGCGAAAACGACAAAAGGCTCCATTCTTGTAACGGTATCGACGGATAAAGAATTTATGCCTGCTTTTGAAAAAGCGGCTGCCGTAATTACCGAAGAAGGCGGCATTACAAGCCATGCGGCTGTATGCGGCATTAACCTCGGTATTCCGGTTATTTTGGGTGTAGCTAACGCGACGAAATCGCTGACGGACGATATGGAAGTAACGATTTACGCGGAAACCGGCGTTATTTACTCCGGCCAAACGAAAGTACTTTAATTGATAAAGCCAATTCCATAAAACACAACTTCAAACACAAAAGCGAGGGTGAAAGATCACCGTCGCTTTTGTTTCATTCCAAGCTTTGTGAGAGGATGTATTTACGTGGCTGAAACAGCGCAATATTCACAATGGTACGCGCATCCGCTCCGCGTCCGCTATCAGGAAACAGACCAGATGGCCGTTGTTTTCCATGGCAACTATTTGACTTGGTTCGAAATCGGACGCACCGAGCTGCTGCGCAGCCTGGGGTATGATTATAAATCGGTAGAAGCTAAAGGGCTGCTGCTTCCCGTTATTGATTTGAACTGCTCTTATATCGCGCCGGCAAAATATGACGATACACTGCTTGTTTTTACAAGAGTGTCCTCTTTTTCGAAAATCAAATTAAACTTCGAAGCCGAGGTTCGGCGGGTAGAAGCAGCAGAACATGCTGCCGGCTGGCATGAAGACGGCAAGCTGCCGGGAGAGCTGCTTGTACGTGGCGGCACCCGCCATGCATGGGTGAATGCAGCGTGGCAGCCAGCCCGGCTGGACAAGTATGATGCACAATTATATGAGCTGCTGGCGAAAGCAACTTCATGACACTGGGGGAAAAAGGGTGAGCAGAATAGGCAAAAAGCTTGTAATTGCCGTCATTGTCGTATCAATTGTGGAGTTAGCCGGAATTGTGCTCATGACCCGCTGGATCGGCGGCATGGCAACGACCCTCATTATGGTGCTGACAGCTATTCTTGGCGCTTACATGGCTCAGGCGGAAGGCCGGAAAGTATGGGTGGAAGCACAGCGCCAGCTTCAAGCGGGGCAAATTCCCGGACGGATGCTGCTTGACGGTTTATCCGTTTTTGTCGGGGCATATTGCTTGTCCTTCCTGGTTTTTTAAGCGATGTGGCGGGGCTGACGCTTCTGCTGCCATTTACTCGCCCTTTATATCGCTTCTATATGCTCAGATGGCTTGAGAAAATGTTCAAAAACGGCAGATTTTTAATTCGAAAATGAAAACGGAACTCTCGCTTTACATTAAATTTACAAAACATTAATAAATCTATAATAGTTTGCCGTCATAATAGGGGTAATTAACAGGGAGGCGTTACTCGTGACCAAACAATTGTCCCACTACGTAAACAGGGATTTGAGCTGGATAGAGTTCAATCGCAGAGTATTGGAAGAAGCTCAAGATATTAATAATCCGCTGTTGGAACGCGCCAAATTTCTCGCCATCGTATCCAGTAATCTGGATGAATTTATGAGTGTTCGAGTAGCCGGTATACAAGACCAGCTGAGAGCTGGATATTCCAAGACGGATTTTACCGGATATACACCTGCCGTGTTATGGAAACGTCTTATCAAACGTGCTAATCAAATGGTTAGTGACCAATATCGGACTTACCGCGAAATTATGCGCTCGCTAGCCAAGGAGGGCATTACTTTGCGTTCCGTGGAGGATTTGAGTGCGGCGCAGCTCAAAGTGATTTCCGATTATTTTCATGAAATTGTATTCCCGGTTCTGACGCCTATGGCGGTTGACCAAAGCCGCCCGTTCCCGCTGGTACATACCAAGGAACTTTACTTGTCTGTACTGCTCAAGCAGGATGGCGAAGTGGAAGAGGAACCGCTGTTTGCAATCGTGCAGGTGCCGTCCATATTGCCGCGGCTTTTCCAGCTGCCTAGCAGGGCAGGAAGCAAAAAGC encodes the following:
- a CDS encoding acyl-CoA thioesterase, with amino-acid sequence MAVVFHGNYLTWFEIGRTELLRSLGYDYKSVEAKGLLLPVIDLNCSYIAPAKYDDTLLVFTRVSSFSKIKLNFEAEVRRVEAAEHAAGWHEDGKLPGELLVRGGTRHAWVNAAWQPARLDKYDAQLYELLAKATS
- the accA gene encoding acetyl-CoA carboxylase carboxyl transferase subunit alpha; its protein translation is MAGELPFEKPIIELREKINTLKKLAEDNGMDFSEEITRLEDRCKQLEQEMYSELSPAQKMHVARHHQRPTSLDFIHSIFTDFIELHGDRLYADDLAIVGGLAKLNGVPVTVMGHQRGKDTKDNIARFFGSPHPEGFRKALRLMQQANKFNRPIITFIDTKGAYPGNAAEERGQAEAIARNLREMAGFGVPIICVVIGEGGSGGALALGVGNRVLMLENAIYSAISPNGAASILWKDASKADQAAEAMKITADDLLGFGIIEEIVKEPQGGAHKDLAYQAEQIKEAVWRHLLELQQLTPQELIQDRYDKFRKVGKFRVAEDAASAGSAAHAASGAGKQDSQPDALESGQVTVQAEQSARL
- the pyk gene encoding pyruvate kinase, which encodes MRKTKIVCTIGPSSESLENTKKLINAGMNVARLNFSHGDFEEHGNRIKNIRKASAELGKTVAILLDTKGPEIRLGKLKEEPIELVQGETITLTTEEILGDVNRIPVTYSNLPQDVQAGSTILIDDGLIGLTVEEVNGTEIKCRIVNSGPIKSKKGVNVPGVHISLPGITEKDANDIIFGIESGIDFIAASFVRKASDVLEIRELLERHNASHIQIISKIENQQGVDNLDEILEVSDGLMVARGDLGVEIPVEEVPLVQKEMIKKCNRVGKPVITATQMLDSMQRNPRPTRAEASDVANAIFDGTDAIMLSGETAAGKYPVESVEMMARIAERAESALPYRELFLKQADAQQISVTEAVSQAVANSAYELKAKAIITSTQSGFTARMVSKYRPKSHVIAVTADEKVVRRLALVWGVTPVLGQEQQTTDAMFDNAVKGALSTGQLSLGDTVVITAGVPIGQAGSTNLIKIHHIGELLGQGQGIGSQTATGKIVIARSAEEAIAKTTKGSILVTVSTDKEFMPAFEKAAAVITEEGGITSHAAVCGINLGIPVILGVANATKSLTDDMEVTIYAETGVIYSGQTKVL